Proteins encoded by one window of Acetivibrio thermocellus ATCC 27405:
- a CDS encoding DNA alkylation repair protein yields MTKVQKRLFEVADKQYALFQAKLIPNIPQERVIGVRVPVLRKIAREFEKEPECRDFLNTLPHAYYDENMLHSILLSNVKNYEECIAAVEAFLPYVDNWAVCDTLRPKVFGKHKDKLLPRIKDWIASDKTYTCRFGIGMLMMHYLDKDFKPEYLELPQKVDSEEYYVKMMIAWFYATALANQWDATIPYIEEHRLSDWVHKKTIQKACESYRITDEQKAYLKTLR; encoded by the coding sequence ATGACCAAAGTGCAGAAAAGATTATTTGAGGTGGCAGACAAACAGTATGCCCTGTTTCAGGCAAAGCTGATACCAAATATTCCGCAGGAGAGGGTTATAGGTGTTCGGGTTCCGGTGTTAAGGAAAATTGCCAGGGAATTTGAAAAAGAGCCGGAATGCCGTGATTTTCTGAATACTTTGCCGCATGCATATTATGACGAAAACATGCTTCATTCCATTTTGCTAAGCAATGTGAAGAACTATGAGGAGTGCATTGCCGCAGTTGAAGCTTTTCTTCCGTATGTTGATAACTGGGCGGTGTGCGATACGCTCAGACCGAAAGTATTCGGCAAGCACAAGGACAAGCTTCTTCCCAGAATCAAAGATTGGATTGCTTCCGATAAAACATACACTTGCCGTTTCGGAATAGGTATGCTGATGATGCATTATCTGGATAAGGATTTTAAGCCGGAGTACCTGGAGCTTCCCCAAAAGGTTGACAGTGAAGAATATTATGTGAAAATGATGATCGCATGGTTTTATGCCACGGCTTTGGCAAATCAGTGGGATGCGACGATTCCGTATATTGAAGAGCATAGACTTTCTGACTGGGTACATAAAAAGACGATTCAAAAAGCCTGCGAAAGCTATCGTATAACGGATGAGCAAAAGGCGTATCTGAAGACATTACGATAA
- a CDS encoding amino acid ABC transporter ATP-binding protein, protein MAFLEVKGIEKSFGTVKVLKKIDFSLEKGEVIAIIGPSGSGKTTLLRCLNFLERPDKGSIIVNNEVIFDAMDPSTQRESEVRKKRLHFGLVFQNFNLFPQYTVLKNVTLAAELLAKERPDYKQNKKAILKEIQDRGKMLLSQVGLSDKLDCYPHMISGGQQQRVAIARALALDPDILCFDEPTSALDPELTGEVLKVIKGLAERNTTMIIVTHEMDFARDVANRVIFMDAGVIVEQGSPQEVFGNPKEERTRQFLARYKKH, encoded by the coding sequence ATGGCATTTTTAGAAGTAAAGGGTATTGAAAAAAGTTTTGGAACCGTCAAGGTTTTGAAAAAGATTGATTTTTCATTGGAAAAAGGAGAGGTAATTGCGATTATAGGTCCTTCCGGAAGCGGAAAGACTACATTGCTGCGTTGCCTTAATTTCCTGGAGCGGCCCGATAAAGGAAGTATCATCGTAAATAATGAGGTAATTTTTGATGCAATGGACCCTTCCACTCAACGGGAAAGCGAAGTGCGCAAAAAACGGCTGCATTTCGGCCTGGTTTTTCAAAATTTTAATCTTTTTCCCCAGTATACGGTTCTGAAAAACGTTACATTGGCGGCTGAGCTGCTGGCAAAAGAACGCCCGGACTATAAGCAGAATAAAAAAGCTATTTTGAAAGAGATTCAGGACCGGGGCAAAATGCTTTTGTCCCAGGTTGGCCTGTCGGATAAGTTGGATTGCTATCCCCATATGATATCCGGCGGACAGCAGCAGCGCGTAGCTATTGCCCGCGCCCTGGCTTTGGACCCGGACATTCTGTGTTTTGACGAACCGACATCTGCCTTAGACCCTGAGCTTACCGGGGAAGTGCTGAAAGTTATCAAGGGTTTGGCGGAACGCAACACCACAATGATTATTGTGACCCATGAAATGGATTTTGCCAGAGATGTGGCAAACCGTGTTATTTTTATGGATGCCGGCGTGATTGTCGAACAGGGTTCTCCGCAGGAAGTGTTTGGGAATCCTAAAGAAGAGAGAACCAGGCAGTTTTTGGCGCGGTATAAGAAACATTAA
- a CDS encoding amino acid ABC transporter permease, producing the protein MNEVLVIVGRLSESFILNCKLFILTLLFALPLGMIIAFGSMSRFYPLRWLVRTFVWVIRGTPLMLQLIIIFFGPGLLNMPFSWPSGESGRFVAATVAFVINYACYFSEIYRGGIESIPVGQYEAGQVLGMTKTQIFFHVTLLQVIKRIVPPIGNEVITLVKDTSLARIIANKEIIMMAGEYSNKGLIWPLFATGIYFLVFVGGLTILLNWVEKKLGYFRV; encoded by the coding sequence ATGAATGAGGTTCTTGTAATTGTCGGTCGACTGTCCGAGAGTTTTATACTCAACTGCAAACTTTTTATATTAACGCTTTTGTTTGCACTGCCTTTGGGGATGATAATTGCTTTTGGTTCGATGAGCCGTTTTTATCCTCTTCGGTGGTTGGTGCGGACTTTTGTCTGGGTAATCCGGGGAACGCCCCTGATGCTGCAGCTTATAATAATTTTTTTTGGCCCGGGTCTTTTAAATATGCCTTTTTCCTGGCCGAGCGGTGAATCAGGACGTTTTGTTGCAGCAACCGTTGCTTTTGTTATCAACTATGCCTGTTATTTTTCGGAGATCTACCGGGGCGGTATTGAAAGCATTCCGGTAGGGCAATATGAAGCGGGACAGGTTTTGGGAATGACAAAGACACAGATTTTCTTCCATGTAACCCTGCTCCAAGTAATAAAACGTATTGTTCCTCCAATTGGCAATGAAGTGATTACCCTGGTGAAGGATACATCTCTTGCCCGCATCATTGCAAATAAGGAGATTATTATGATGGCCGGAGAGTACAGCAATAAAGGGCTTATTTGGCCTCTTTTTGCCACAGGCATATATTTCCTTGTTTTTGTCGGGGGTTTGACCATCCTGCTTAATTGGGTGGAAAAGAAACTTGGTTATTTCCGTGTTTGA
- a CDS encoding amino acid ABC transporter substrate-binding protein, with protein MKKLKMKKLISLLLTLTMILALTACGAKETGKSQDESDLNYVKSKGKLIIGYTNYAPMNYTDENGVFTGFDTELAILTCEKLGVEPEFVEINWDTKEVELNAKSIDCIWNGLTIDDDRKAKMEITQPYVKNAQVVLVKEGTEYNGTESLIGKTVVAEQSSAGEKTIMADENLKKANYVPKTLQTDCLMELKSGTADAAVLDLTLAKTMTGEGTSYEDIVIVDYLAEENYGVAFRKGSDICAEVNKIFDDFLADGTMAALAEKYGLELAE; from the coding sequence ATGAAAAAATTAAAAATGAAAAAATTAATTTCATTGCTATTGACACTGACCATGATTCTTGCATTAACTGCCTGTGGCGCAAAAGAAACCGGTAAATCACAGGATGAAAGTGATTTGAATTACGTTAAAAGTAAAGGCAAACTTATCATTGGCTACACAAATTATGCTCCTATGAATTATACAGATGAAAACGGCGTTTTTACCGGCTTTGACACAGAGTTGGCAATTCTAACGTGTGAGAAACTGGGAGTTGAACCTGAATTTGTTGAAATTAACTGGGATACCAAAGAAGTGGAACTGAATGCAAAATCCATTGACTGTATTTGGAATGGATTGACAATTGATGACGATCGCAAGGCGAAAATGGAAATTACACAGCCTTATGTGAAGAACGCTCAGGTGGTTTTGGTGAAGGAAGGTACTGAGTATAACGGAACGGAATCCTTGATAGGAAAGACCGTGGTGGCCGAGCAGAGTTCTGCCGGAGAAAAAACCATCATGGCTGATGAGAATTTAAAGAAGGCAAACTATGTTCCAAAGACTTTGCAGACAGACTGTCTGATGGAATTGAAATCCGGTACCGCCGACGCAGCCGTATTGGATTTGACTTTGGCAAAAACAATGACCGGTGAAGGCACCAGCTATGAGGATATCGTGATTGTAGATTACCTGGCAGAAGAAAATTATGGGGTTGCTTTCCGCAAGGGTTCTGATATTTGTGCGGAAGTCAACAAGATTTTCGACGATTTTTTGGCGGACGGTACAATGGCTGCATTGGCTGAAAAATACGGACTGGAGCTGGCTGAATAA
- a CDS encoding FAD-dependent oxidoreductase encodes MSIEQQKIFAKPPQSYWMASTPKANYPTLEEDIKVDVAIIGGGITGIATSYMLGKAGVKVAVIEADRILQGTTGHTTAKITSQHDLIYSKIYSQMGRELAQQYADANESAIRMIEKIATENGIECDFVPQSAYVYTMQDKYIDKIKDEAVIAEFLGIKATYLEEIPLPFPIKAAVRFDNQAQFHPRKFLLRLAEEIVKSGNQIFEQSRIVDIEDDNNYVLITNQGKKVTAEKLIIASHYPCYNKAGLYFTRLYPERSYVVAIKAKESYPGGMYINMEEPKRSLRSQRSDDGELILVGGESHKTGQGEDTIKHYEALIDYATKTFTVEDIPYRWSTQDCMTLDGLPYVGHFTSNTPNMYIATGYGKWGMTNSIASAMILRDLIIEGKSPWQDVYNPSRKTVLASAKNFIVENLNVAEKLIEGKILPMADNTDIKAGEGKIINVNGQRLGAYRDQQGTLHVVDTTCTHMGCELYWNSAEKSWDCPCHGSRFTYEGDIIEGPAVTPLNVHRDVNTIEKLFKDNF; translated from the coding sequence ATGAGCATAGAGCAACAAAAAATTTTTGCCAAACCGCCCCAGTCATATTGGATGGCTTCTACCCCTAAAGCCAATTATCCAACCCTGGAAGAAGACATAAAAGTTGATGTTGCAATTATCGGAGGGGGTATCACCGGTATCGCCACTTCCTACATGCTTGGCAAAGCCGGCGTAAAAGTGGCTGTTATTGAAGCCGACCGCATTTTACAAGGCACAACCGGCCATACCACGGCAAAAATAACATCCCAGCATGACCTGATATACAGTAAAATATACAGCCAAATGGGCAGGGAATTGGCACAGCAATATGCCGATGCAAACGAATCTGCCATTCGGATGATTGAAAAAATAGCAACTGAAAATGGCATCGAATGCGATTTCGTTCCCCAATCCGCATATGTGTATACAATGCAAGACAAGTATATCGACAAAATAAAAGATGAAGCCGTGATTGCCGAATTCCTCGGTATAAAAGCCACATACCTTGAAGAAATACCTTTGCCCTTCCCAATTAAAGCCGCGGTCCGCTTTGACAACCAGGCCCAGTTCCATCCCCGAAAATTTCTGCTGCGCCTAGCAGAGGAAATTGTTAAAAGCGGCAATCAAATATTCGAGCAAAGCAGAATTGTGGACATTGAAGATGATAACAACTATGTTTTAATTACAAATCAAGGCAAAAAGGTAACTGCGGAAAAGCTTATTATCGCTTCCCATTACCCATGTTACAATAAAGCCGGGCTATACTTTACAAGACTATATCCGGAACGGTCATATGTTGTTGCCATAAAAGCAAAAGAAAGTTATCCCGGCGGAATGTATATAAACATGGAAGAGCCAAAGCGCTCACTCCGCAGCCAAAGGTCAGATGACGGCGAACTGATACTGGTCGGCGGTGAAAGTCACAAAACCGGACAAGGTGAGGATACAATCAAGCATTATGAAGCGTTGATAGATTATGCCACTAAAACTTTTACGGTAGAAGATATTCCTTACCGGTGGTCCACCCAGGATTGCATGACCTTGGACGGACTGCCTTATGTGGGGCATTTCACATCAAACACTCCAAATATGTACATCGCAACCGGTTACGGCAAGTGGGGAATGACCAACAGCATAGCTTCCGCGATGATATTAAGGGATTTGATAATTGAGGGAAAAAGTCCCTGGCAGGATGTTTACAACCCGTCACGCAAAACAGTGTTGGCCTCCGCTAAAAACTTTATTGTTGAAAATCTTAACGTCGCAGAAAAACTAATTGAAGGAAAAATCTTGCCCATGGCGGACAATACCGATATTAAAGCCGGAGAAGGAAAAATTATCAACGTGAACGGTCAGAGACTCGGAGCATACAGAGACCAACAAGGTACTCTGCACGTCGTAGACACAACATGTACGCATATGGGTTGTGAATTATACTGGAACTCTGCCGAAAAATCCTGGGATTGTCCCTGCCATGGCTCAAGGTTTACCTATGAGGGCGATATAATTGAAGGACCGGCAGTTACGCCTTTAAATGTACACCGTGATGTGAACACAATTGAAAAACTTTTTAAAGACAATTTTTAA
- a CDS encoding helix-turn-helix domain-containing protein encodes MPFKKVNVKDEINKRLENDAELKKAYDCAQLEYEVLKQLVKMRKEMGFSQSDVAKKSGLTQQMVSRIETVGNSPTLRNFIKYVDSLGLEIKLEKKNTDVEYSKM; translated from the coding sequence ATGCCGTTTAAAAAGGTTAACGTGAAAGATGAAATTAATAAAAGATTGGAAAATGATGCGGAGCTTAAAAAAGCTTATGACTGTGCACAACTTGAGTATGAAGTGCTTAAGCAGCTTGTTAAAATGAGAAAGGAAATGGGCTTTTCTCAAAGTGATGTTGCAAAAAAATCCGGATTAACACAGCAAATGGTTTCCCGGATTGAAACCGTAGGAAACTCTCCTACTCTAAGAAACTTTATAAAGTATGTAGACAGTTTGGGTTTGGAAATAAAACTTGAGAAAAAGAATACCGATGTTGAGTACAGTAAAATGTAG
- a CDS encoding type II toxin-antitoxin system RelE/ParE family toxin, translated as MNVYHYETSGGKDLILEYIDGLPKNEKAEGLTILEKLEKEGLEALEVLNTRQLRGKLWEIKFYRSNRIMYVVADEDNIYLVHACKKQKGKAEKFELDTAIKRVKELEKELGKKFI; from the coding sequence ATGAATGTATACCATTATGAAACAAGTGGAGGCAAAGATTTAATCCTTGAGTATATTGATGGGCTTCCGAAGAATGAAAAAGCAGAAGGATTAACAATCCTTGAGAAACTTGAAAAGGAAGGACTGGAAGCACTTGAGGTACTGAACACAAGACAACTGAGAGGAAAGCTCTGGGAAATCAAGTTTTATCGTTCTAACCGCATAATGTACGTTGTAGCAGATGAAGATAATATATATTTAGTGCATGCTTGTAAGAAACAAAAAGGTAAAGCTGAGAAGTTTGAGTTGGATACGGCAATAAAGAGAGTTAAAGAGCTTGAAAAAGAACTAGGTAAAAAATTTATTTGA
- a CDS encoding RidA family protein — translation MAIRKDYLIKAYSQVVTVSGNGKTIYIGGQNAINSEGQLVGGDNFELQTKQALENIKIALASENATFNDVIKLNIYMVDGCDPAIGFKAFMETVGKLEKPPLITVLEVAGLANPLCLIEIDAIAVVEEKED, via the coding sequence ATAGCAATCCGGAAGGATTATTTAATAAAGGCTTACAGCCAGGTTGTTACAGTCAGCGGTAATGGGAAGACGATTTATATCGGTGGACAAAATGCTATCAATTCCGAAGGCCAATTGGTAGGAGGGGACAATTTTGAGCTTCAAACAAAACAAGCTTTGGAGAATATTAAAATTGCTTTGGCTTCTGAAAATGCAACTTTTAATGATGTTATAAAGCTCAATATTTACATGGTGGACGGGTGTGACCCGGCTATAGGGTTTAAAGCATTTATGGAAACGGTTGGCAAGCTTGAAAAGCCTCCTTTGATAACGGTTCTCGAGGTTGCAGGTCTTGCCAATCCTTTGTGTTTGATTGAAATTGATGCCATTGCCGTAGTGGAAGAAAAGGAAGATTGA
- a CDS encoding peroxiredoxin: MLEVGTKAPDFELPDQNGKMHKLSDYRGKKVILYFYSKDNTAGCTKQACGYSERYPQFVEKGAVVLGVSKDTVASHKKFEEKHGLAITLLSDPECKAIEAYDVWKEKKVCGKVCMGVVRTTYLIDEEGIIVKANDKVKAEDDAERMLAEL, encoded by the coding sequence ATGTTGGAAGTAGGAACAAAAGCACCGGATTTTGAATTGCCGGATCAGAACGGTAAAATGCACAAATTATCAGATTATAGAGGCAAGAAAGTAATTCTTTATTTTTATTCCAAGGATAACACTGCAGGATGTACCAAGCAGGCATGCGGTTATTCGGAGAGATATCCTCAGTTTGTAGAAAAGGGTGCGGTAGTTCTTGGTGTGAGCAAGGATACTGTGGCTTCTCATAAGAAATTCGAAGAAAAACATGGGCTGGCGATTACGCTTCTTTCAGACCCGGAATGTAAAGCGATTGAGGCTTATGACGTATGGAAGGAAAAGAAGGTTTGCGGAAAAGTTTGTATGGGCGTTGTCAGGACCACATATCTTATAGATGAAGAGGGGATTATTGTCAAGGCAAACGATAAAGTAAAGGCCGAAGATGATGCCGAGAGAATGCTGGCTGAGTTATAA
- a CDS encoding ClbS/DfsB family four-helix bundle protein, translating to MPRPATKEDLITAANEQFDKMWALIDSMTEEELAMPFDFGDDPKDKEAHWKRDKNLRDILIHLYEWHQLLLNWVTSNRKGNSVPFLPEPYTWKTYGDLNMKFWVKHQSTPYEDAKKMLLQSHKEVLALIEGFSNEELFEKQYFKWTGTTSLGSYCVSATSSHYDWAIKKIKRQIKKLRSRS from the coding sequence ATGCCAAGACCTGCAACGAAAGAAGATTTAATTACTGCCGCAAACGAGCAATTTGACAAGATGTGGGCACTTATCGACAGTATGACGGAGGAAGAGCTGGCCATGCCCTTTGATTTTGGTGATGATCCGAAAGACAAGGAGGCTCACTGGAAACGTGATAAAAATCTGCGGGATATTCTCATTCACCTATATGAGTGGCATCAGCTTTTGTTAAATTGGGTTACTTCCAACCGGAAGGGTAATTCCGTCCCTTTTTTGCCTGAACCGTATACTTGGAAAACATATGGCGATCTGAACATGAAATTTTGGGTGAAACATCAATCCACACCGTATGAAGATGCAAAGAAAATGCTTTTGCAAAGCCATAAGGAAGTGCTTGCACTTATCGAGGGGTTTTCCAACGAGGAGCTGTTTGAAAAACAGTATTTTAAATGGACAGGAACGACAAGTCTTGGCAGTTACTGTGTCAGCGCAACAAGCAGCCATTACGACTGGGCGATTAAAAAGATAAAACGGCAGATAAAAAAGCTGCGTTCCCGTTCATGA
- a CDS encoding WYL domain-containing protein, which yields MELVIVLPPQVTCRAYDEFDESCIEKCDNGWFRVTAKVAEDNWLYSFLRSLGKDVCIISPEHLKEKFKQEDIKTL from the coding sequence ATGGAACTTGTCATTGTTTTACCTCCCCAGGTTACCTGTCGGGCTTATGATGAATTTGATGAAAGCTGCATTGAAAAATGCGATAACGGATGGTTTCGTGTAACGGCAAAAGTGGCGGAGGATAACTGGTTATACAGCTTTTTAAGGTCATTGGGAAAAGATGTTTGTATTATAAGTCCGGAGCACTTAAAAGAAAAATTTAAACAAGAAGATATAAAAACATTATAA
- a CDS encoding DUF6485 family protein, protein MACDNTINCTCTYTSCSRHGKCCQCVAYHRRMGEVPGCFFSKAGEKTYDRSIENLYADYKKA, encoded by the coding sequence ATGGCCTGCGATAATACTATCAATTGCACTTGCACATATACATCATGTTCGCGCCATGGTAAATGCTGTCAATGTGTTGCATATCACCGCAGAATGGGGGAAGTACCGGGATGTTTCTTCTCCAAAGCCGGGGAAAAAACTTATGACAGGTCAATTGAAAATCTCTACGCAGATTATAAAAAGGCATGA
- a CDS encoding IS30-like element ISCth2 family transposase, which yields MVIHCKMFNNQRKTLAKEYHELYMNNNTETRKNKHLNERERYAIELYLKEKYTVTEIAKRLGRHRRTIEREITRGTIYLQNSDLTYRKEYCADVAQRRYVENGKNKGPRLKIGNDHELVRYIESKIINEKYSPDAVIGQIKAKGLKFKTSICTKTLYNYIDRGDVFLRLTNKYLPVKKDGKKRIYQRVKKIALKNLKGSSIEERPKEVNDRKEYGHWEMDCVVGRKNSAAVLLVLSERKTREEIILKLPDKTQESVIKAIDELERKYRRKFREKFKTITVDNGTEFLDYRGIEKSKTEPGKDRTKVYYAHPYSSWERGTNENINKLIRRFIPKGTDISKVSKAKIKSIERWINEYPRRMFGYRSAIEMAV from the coding sequence ATGGTAATCCATTGTAAAATGTTTAATAACCAAAGAAAAACATTAGCAAAGGAGTACCATGAGTTATATATGAATAATAACACAGAAACAAGAAAAAACAAACACCTAAATGAAAGAGAAAGATACGCCATAGAGTTGTACCTAAAAGAAAAGTATACAGTAACGGAAATAGCAAAGAGGTTGGGCAGGCACAGAAGGACAATAGAAAGAGAAATAACCCGTGGGACAATATATTTACAAAATAGTGATTTAACATACAGAAAAGAGTATTGTGCAGATGTAGCCCAAAGGAGATATGTAGAGAACGGGAAGAATAAAGGTCCACGGTTAAAGATAGGAAATGACCATGAATTAGTGAGGTATATAGAATCAAAGATAATAAATGAAAAATATTCTCCTGATGCTGTTATTGGACAAATAAAAGCAAAGGGACTGAAGTTTAAAACGAGTATCTGCACGAAAACACTATATAACTACATTGATAGAGGGGATGTATTTTTAAGACTAACGAATAAATATTTGCCAGTGAAAAAGGATGGTAAAAAACGCATATATCAAAGGGTAAAGAAGATAGCACTGAAAAATCTTAAGGGAAGCAGCATAGAGGAAAGGCCGAAAGAAGTTAACGATAGGAAGGAATATGGACACTGGGAGATGGACTGTGTAGTAGGCAGAAAAAATAGCGCAGCAGTATTACTGGTATTAAGTGAACGAAAGACAAGAGAAGAAATAATTCTTAAACTACCAGACAAAACGCAGGAATCAGTAATCAAAGCAATAGATGAATTAGAAAGGAAGTATAGAAGGAAATTTAGGGAGAAGTTTAAAACGATAACAGTAGATAACGGGACAGAGTTTTTGGACTATAGAGGGATAGAGAAATCAAAAACAGAGCCAGGCAAGGACAGGACGAAAGTGTATTATGCTCATCCTTATAGTTCTTGGGAAAGAGGAACGAACGAAAATATTAATAAACTGATAAGAAGATTTATACCAAAAGGAACAGATATATCAAAAGTAAGTAAAGCAAAAATAAAAAGTATAGAGAGATGGATTAATGAATATCCAAGAAGAATGTTTGGTTATAGGTCAGCCATAGAAATGGCGGTATGA